A genome region from Populus alba chromosome 5, ASM523922v2, whole genome shotgun sequence includes the following:
- the LOC118045820 gene encoding mitogen-activated protein kinase kinase kinase 20 — MEWVRGGCLGYGSSSTVHLATSKNSSSTYPAVMAVKSCNQSDTTLLENEREVLNEIGFCPQIIQCFGDCQATEENNEFLYNLLLEYAKGGSLSYKLKKSGGCLQEGDVKDYTRSILQGLSCVHGKGFVHCDMKLDNILLFENGEVKIADFGLAKKTGQKQGRVEIRGTPLYMAPESVSNNEYESGADIWALGCAIVEMVTGKPAWNCKPGTNMFGLLIRIGDGDELPSIPEELSQQGKDFLSKIFVKDPTQRWTADMLLKHPFVADKFQGNVPLKEESKELSTSPRCHFNFSEWASSQSPSSPRSELWSDGKVESISSSLNSSCWTSPADRIRELAGDQSCNWCDSCCWVNVR; from the coding sequence ATGGAGTGGGTAAGAGGAGGTTGCCTTGGCTATGGCAGTTCATCTACAGTCCATCTTGCGACATCTAAGAATTCATCCTCTACGTATCCTGCAGTGATGGCAGTGAAGTCCTGCAACCAATCGGACACCACCTTGCTCGAGAACGAGAGGGAAGTTTTGAATGAAATTGGCTTCTGTCCACAAATCATCCAATGTTTTGGCGACTGTCAAGCTACTGAAGAAAACAATGAATTCTTATATAATCTGCTGTTGGAGTATGCTAAGGGAGGAAGCTTATCTTACAAGCTCAAGAAGTCTGGTGGTTGCTTGCAAGAAGGTGATGTCAAGGACTACACAAGATCGATACTGCAGGGTCTGAGTTGTGTTCACGGAAAGGGATTTGTCCACTGTGACATGAAGCTTgataatatattgttgtttgagAATGGTGAAGTGAAGATTGCAGATTTTGGGCTGGCAAAGAAAACAGGGCAGAAACAGGGGAGAGTGGAAATTAGAGGAACTCCTCTTTATATGGCACCGGAGTCAGTCAGCAATAATGAATACGAGTCGGGAGCCGATATCTGGGCTCTTGGGTGTGCCATTGTTGAGATGGTGACCGGGAAACCGGCGTGGAATTGTAAGCCGGGAACCAATATGTTTGGGTTGCTGATCAGAATTGGAGACGGAGATGAATTGCCAAGCATACCTGAAGAACTGTCCCAACAAGGCAAAGATTTTTTGTCGAAGATCTTCGTCAAAGATCCTACACAAAGATGGACTGCTGATATGCTTTTGAAACATCCTTTTGTTGCTGACAAATTTCAAGGAAATGTTCCATTgaaagaagaaagcaaagagCTGTCAACATCGCCGAGAtgtcattttaatttctcaGAGTGGGCTTCCTCTCAATCACCATCTTCGCCAAGATCAGAGTTATGGTCTGATGGGAAAGTGGAATCGATATCTTCTTCGTTAAATTCGTCTTGTTGGACTTCACCGGCGGATAGAATCCGGGAACTGGCAGGTGATCAGAGTTGCAATTGGTGTGATTCTTGTTGTTGGGTCAATGTTAGATGA